CCTGCACCGGGCAAGGACCTCTTTTACCGATCCCCTCTGAATCGCCATGGCGCTGATAAAGACGAGGTCGGCCCACCGGAGATGCTCATCCTTCAGCTGGGTCACATTCATGTCTATAAGTCTCTTTTCCCATTCCCCGGGGAGCATGGCGGCAACCGTAAGCAATCCCAGGGGAGGATTAAGGGCCTTCTTTGAAATGAACCGTATGGCATACTTGAAACTCCAGAATGTATCGGGACATCTGGGGTAGAGGAGAAGGGCTTTCTTTGTCGGCGCACGGGTCATGTATTCATCCCCCCCTTCTGTCGGATACGGGCAAAATTCCCAATATTGATAAAATAAGTCTCCCAGTTCAATTGTCAAGAAAGGAGATCCGGCCGCCCGGCTTCTACATGGTGGGAGAGATAGTCAGGAGAAAATCTTCTATGGCTTTATTTACCTGTGCCGGATGAGTCACGGGGCCCATGTGGCCCATATCCCTGAGCGTGATCACTCTGGATCGCGGCAGAACGGGAGAGAGAAGAGCGATGAGTCTCTTTGCAGGGGCGGTGGATTTCGTTCCGGTCAGGAGCAGGGCGGGCACATCGAGTGCCGCGAAGGCGGCGAGTGGTGTGGTCTCGTGGAAGGAGGCGTACCATTCGGGGCGTGCCGCGACCATGCCCGCCGCGAAACCGGCGCGCCTCGCCTCGCTCGTCGTGCTCCACGTGCCGGAACCGACCCAGTAATCGACGAAATATTCCCCTGCGGCCTCAAATTCGCCCCTGTCCATCATGCATTGGGTTTCGTCTCTATTCACCATGATCTCCCGGGAGGCGGCGCTCTCGGGGTCCGCGGCCACGACAAGGCTCCACAGGGCAGGCTCGTAGAGCGTCAACGAGAGGAGCCGGGGCAGGTGGCGCAGCGCAACTTTAAGGGCAATGGCTCCGCCCCATGAATGGCCGATCAGGTGAAATCGTTCCCCCGCCGCCTGAAAGACCGATTCAAGGAGGTCGCACTCGTCATCCACCGACATGCCGCGAGAACCTGACCATGCGGGGGTGCGGCCATGACCATAGAGGTCCGGGGCAATAATCCGGAACCTGTCCGAGAGCCGGTCCATCAAAGGGCGCCACTGACCGGACGTGCTTGCACTTCCGTGGATGCAGACCACTGACGGCCCGCGGCCCGTCTCACGATAAATGCAGACGGGTATCCTCACATGCTGCGGCGGATTCTCAGGTGTAATGGCGTCCCCCTTTATAGTCTCATTCCATCGTGAGGTGCTTCCTTTTTCCAGGTATAACGGGAATCTTCTCATACTATGATTCAGGGACAGGAAGAGTCAAGAATAATCTGTCGCCCCTGACCATTATTGTGCAAATGGAAGGCAGACCTTTCCAGGTCTTTTTTCGAGTCAACGACAGGATTACCCGGAGTAAATAAATGAATATACCACCTTGTCAAATGGGCAGGTTTTTTAGACTCTTGTAAATAATGGGAGGGGGCGAAGCCCTGGCGGCAAAGATAAGGATGCAGGTTCTAGGCGCGCGGTCCTCTGGGATGCGACGGCGTACTAAAGTACGTCAAAGCATCACAGGGACCGCGCAACGACGAAGATGCGCCTTAGATTTGCCGCCTGACCTTACTTGAGAAGGACCGGTTGAGCGTCCACCTTAACCCTGAACAACACATAAGGCTTCTGCCTCATATCCTTGCCTGCGTTATGTCCCGGCCCTCGCTCTATCTGGTTTGCCGTGAAGTAGAGAAAGCCGTCCCCTGCCAGCGACAGGGTGTCGGGCCAGAGCATCCTCGGGTCGTGGGCGATGGTCTCTATGGCGCCGTCAGGCATATAGCGGTGGATTGCGTTGTGCTCGTAATCGGAAAGGTAGATGCGGCCCTGGGTGTCCGACTCGAGGCCGTCCGATGCACCGCCTTTGTCGCCATGGTCCTTGACGGTCGCGACCACACTCTCCTCCGTTGCATTAGGGTCGGCCAACGCGTCAACACTCACGCTGTAGAGACGGCGGGATGAGAGGGGGCAATAGAAGAGACGGGAGCCGTCGTTGTTTATGGCGATGCCGTCGGCCGCCACCGCAAGGGGAAATGGTTTCTGACCGGGAAGATAAAGGAGCAGGGGGCTGCCTTCCACCATGGCGAGAAAACCCTTCTCAGGCTTGGTTGAAGGATGTTCGACGAGCCGTCTCCAGCCTTTGCCGGTTTCGAGGTCGACCACGATAATGGCGCCTGCCCCGGAATCGGTGATAAATGCCAGGCCTTGCTTTCCCTTCCTCAGATCGAATCTTATGTCGTTGAGATAGGTATTCGCCAGGGCCACGTCCCGGGTGAGGAGTATGGTCTTGAAGACTTTATTGGTGCTGAGGTCTATGCCCACGAGCTTCGGACCTTCGAATGTGGTGGGTCCGAAGGCGATGCTCC
The DNA window shown above is from Syntrophorhabdaceae bacterium and carries:
- a CDS encoding alpha/beta hydrolase; translated protein: MRRFPLYLEKGSTSRWNETIKGDAITPENPPQHVRIPVCIYRETGRGPSVVCIHGSASTSGQWRPLMDRLSDRFRIIAPDLYGHGRTPAWSGSRGMSVDDECDLLESVFQAAGERFHLIGHSWGGAIALKVALRHLPRLLSLTLYEPALWSLVVAADPESAASREIMVNRDETQCMMDRGEFEAAGEYFVDYWVGSGTWSTTSEARRAGFAAGMVAARPEWYASFHETTPLAAFAALDVPALLLTGTKSTAPAKRLIALLSPVLPRSRVITLRDMGHMGPVTHPAQVNKAIEDFLLTISPTM
- a CDS encoding L-dopachrome tautomerase-related protein, translated to MNRFLAVSVLAFFMVLSALPGNAASGKDLAKEKTIGNIEAIAFFHGPMPTGVTVSQKGRIFVNFPQWGDKVTATVMELKKGKTVPYPNQKINTCEKGSQKDCFVSVQSVVVDPKDRLWVLDTGSIAFGPTTFEGPKLVGIDLSTNKVFKTILLTRDVALANTYLNDIRFDLRKGKQGLAFITDSGAGAIIVVDLETGKGWRRLVEHPSTKPEKGFLAMVEGSPLLLYLPGQKPFPLAVAADGIAINNDGSRLFYCPLSSRRLYSVSVDALADPNATEESVVATVKDHGDKGGASDGLESDTQGRIYLSDYEHNAIHRYMPDGAIETIAHDPRMLWPDTLSLAGDGFLYFTANQIERGPGHNAGKDMRQKPYVLFRVKVDAQPVLLK